AATGGATAACTAGTGGACTAAAAATCACCATATCtacaatttattaaattatttaaatttgaataatttgtataaattatttacatattattaatcaaattcaaattaaatctaataaacattaatttcaaaaatatataaatatttttataattagtaaatttaaatatattataaataaatattttatttataatttcaaaatctaaATTCGAATATCCATATCCGCTTCATCAACCCAAATAAAGAATTATGcacttaacaaaataataaccAAAATCCGAAAGTCAAGAACCCCACCAGCGCAAGTCCCACTCCCGCTACACCACTACTCTCCTCTCGCAAGAAAAAGTAAAGTTCTTTGGCTCATCTTTTGGCCAATTCTTTAACCTCAAACTcttgtatttttattttcccTTCAATAATGGGTTGTCTTCATCTCTCTTccaccttcctttctttcttgtTCTTGATTTCTCTCCTTTCAGGTAAACTATAAACGTATGAACCCCCATCAAAGACTCCATGTTTCCTTGCCAACAgcttttctttttccttgttAGTTTGTAATTTCTGCTGCTGACCCTTTCCTTGTTTTCAATTGCAGAAGTGAATCCAGCTTCTTTCAAGATCGTCAACAGGTGCCGCCACACGATATGGCCTGGCTTTCTATCCGGCGCCAACACACCTCAGCTTCCTACTACTGGCTTCGTTCTTAACCCTGGCAAATCAAGAACCGTAACGATACCCAGGTCTTGGTCCGGTCGACTCTGGGGTCGAGCCCTTTGCGGCCAGGATTCCTCCGGTAAATTCGTTTGTCTTAGCGGCGACTGTGGCTCCGGTCAAATCGAATGTTCCGGGAGTGGCGCCAAGCCGCCAGCCACTCTCGCGGAATTCACTTTAAACGGTGCCGGAGGATTGGATTTTTACGACGTGAGCTTAGTCGACGGATACAATTTGCCGATGTTGGTCGTGGCCAAGGGAGGAAAAGGCAACTGTAGCGCCACGGGTTGCTTATTGGACCTCAACGGCGCGTGTCCTCCGCAGTTACGTGGTGACGGGGGCGTGGGGTGTAGGAGCGCGTGTGAAGCTTTCGGAGATCCCCAATACTGTTGCAGCGGTGCGTTCGGAACGCCTGACGTGTGTCACCCGTCGGTATTCTCTTTGTTCTTCAAGCATGCTTGTCCACGCGCGTATAGTTACGCGTATGATGATGTTACGAGTACGTACACGTGTGCAGGAGCTGATTACGTCATCATATTTTGCCCGCCTCCTTATTCCAGGTGAAGTTTACTAACGACCTCTCTTCCAATGTTATTATTAATGTTTGGGAAAGGAAATTTCCTGTCTTTGGTTCTTTTAGGGTGCTTTTTGCCATTTCATCAGCATGATTTGGCAGCAAGCCGCGCTGGCATGTTCCTGAAAATTAGAGCAGGGGAATTatgtaaattttggttgaactgtATGTGTGGGTTCATTGTGATTGAACATGCTTTAACTTGGGACAGTTGCAGTCCTTCTAGTTATCAAATTGGATGTCTTAGAAATGCTGGAATAGAAATTGTTTGTCCTGCAATTTCAAGAGAAGCATAAACATTCTCTAGTTTCTtagtaattaatagaaatatcCATGAAACACTAGGTATTCATTAGGATTTTGTGAATAATTTTCAGCCAAAAAGTATTGGGCGCTCGGAAAGACGGAGCACTGGTACCGCTTGTGAATAAGAGTACGATATACCTATCACGCATACATGCGAATAGAGCTGCATTATCAGGTCTGCCCCAATCGCAATTTACTGCCAGTGCAGCCCCTTCTGCTTTGACTCTTTTACTCTTTTGGCAACTTATTTTACCCTTGTGACTAACATCGGCCTGGACACCTTCCAGGCAAGTAGTAGCAAGATATAGCTGAAGAGAGTCGTAGCTGCACCACTTCTCTGCCTCATCTGTTGTTATTGCtggatcttttttttttaaaaaaaagctgGCAACTTGTAAATGCAGATTGCTTACAGCTATTGGGGTTTCACGTTTGCCACAAGAAGTATTCTGTATCTCCCCTGCACTCAAAGGTTTTAATTTTTTACTGTCAATCTAATACTTGTAAGTTTAGCAAGGCTTTAAATTTCAAGTATGTACAGCTTGAATGCTCAAATAAGCTCAAGGCTTTTGTGTTTCACAGTATACATACGAACCACAGTCACTTCGGGAAAATGTTCTAACAATGAGCTTGAAAACACTTAAATGTTCTAAAAATGCTCAAATAAGGATTGTTCTAAAAGTGCAAGAGATCCTTCAAGCTATCAACAGAGTGAGGAAAAAAGAAAACAGTTGTTAGATTAAGCTGAAAACTTTCTTTGCAATGAAATCTAATTTGCTTTCGTTGGACTTCTGTTTTTATACTTTAGGCTTAAGTGGATGTTTGGCACTTTCTTATACATCATTGCCTAATGATTTTTTAACATATTATACTTTATCACATGggacttaaaattttcaaaattgttaatttttttaaattattaaaaattgtacataaaaaattatataactaACAATTCTATTACATTAAACATAGAGGTGcgtttaataataacatataataaataatgaaacgtttaatttgaaactaattaataataacacattaaatatgaacaatattaaaattttaaactatatATTAACTTGCTATGCTAActcaattaataatattattagtacTAGAAATCCTATCACACATTTATGTATGCAGAAACTACAAATATAGAATACATATACAAGTTTAAAAAACacacaataaataatgaaatgtatggcTTGAAAGTAATTAATTATAACACATGAAATAAGTgcgatattaaattttttaaaaaaatagattaaattatttattattgtgTTGTCTTCAATCTTGACTCGGTGTTGAGTTTATGATGGGAGTAATaaagtgtgcataataaaatttaaatgtataaaaaaatattaaaataaaactttagttgggtggtaaattaaatattttactaaTGTAATTGGTTCAAGTTCAAATTCCAcaatatgcatatttttattgaattttaaataaaagattaaaatatactggaataatataacttatttgaaTTATAAAAGGGTATATCCATAATTTATCTAATCGAGTTGGTGACAGGTTGAGAATGACACCAACTCATTCAgagcttaaataatagtatatatacaaTTGATAGATGTGATAAAATGTGcacaataaattaaatatataaaatatattaaaatgaacTTTTAGTTCAGTGCTTAATTTAAGGTTTTATGACATGAGTTTAAATCTTAttgtatatataattttattatttttaataaaatattaaaataccctcaaataataatttattttaaatagaaaaacatcaaaataattttcttaacAGAATTGGTGTGACACGAGTAACATGAATTATACTAAAGTTTTCTTATGCCAGTTATAAATTAACTTTAGTATCAACCTTGTaagttgaaagaaaaataaatatatgattaaggtatgtaatatGATACTAAGGTTGATCTATAACAGACATAAATGAAATGTAGAGTAAACCACACTAGTTAAAATGGCAAATGATCATAAGAGAATTCATTAGTGAATAACTTATAGAGTTGATAAAATGGATAAGCTTTAGATTAAAGATTAATCTTACCTCAACAAAACTTCCAATATCAACTTATCACTATATAAGTTGAGCCTTTAAGAtttggatagaaataattatgaaatttaatattaataaaagaatACGATAAGTCGAACCTTAAGTATTTATTGAGCTTTTTTATAAGTTCATGTGATAGTGATTTAAAACATGCAAGTTTTAAGTTAGTAAAGAAACTATGATTAACTGGGGAGCACTGCATCTCCACAAAGTGTCAAAATTGTATTTAAAATGTTGTAGAATGAATTGTAATTAGttattaatatgtatatatattttaaattcactctttaatgaaattataagtgtttttaatatgtatttcaATTAGATTGAAGTTTATTGTAAGCCTTTCTAGCTTAATTTcactaaaattttgacattttgggGAAGGTATTTGGATGTTGTTTTTTGAAAACATAAATCAATTTTTGTTAAAAAGAATTTGGGAAATTGAAATAATAGAAATCATTTTGGGTTTAAAAGGCGATTTGGAAAAGTGTTAAAAGCCCAACTTGATTTTCTTTAAAACTTTTCTCCTAAATTAGTGAAGCCCAATTTAGAAATCTGTTCTGCCTGAGAATATTCCTTTAAATAACCCGATTTAAGGCCCAAGTAAATTTTGCAGCCCaactttatattatttttttttatttcaagttTTGGCATGTATTGTATACTAATAATAAAAgagaaatgattgtatgaaacagtgacgccaTGTCATCTATATCCCTTTCTAATAGTTTTATGCTACATCAGTATTTTTATTCTGAATTTCAGAATTTTATCctgaattttagtattttaatttggatttgattttgtttcaggataaaatcctgaaattcaggataagatATTGATGTGGTATAAAATTATTAGAAAGGGATACAGATAACGTGacgtcactgtttcatacaatcctttcctaATAATAAAATTGATGTTTGACATCACTTGGATTTATTCTTAAATACATCTAAtataaacattttaattttataaatatggggcaaatcaaataaaatctgaaaatttatttcaaaaattgaagTTAAAACTAAATACTAAAGTAATAAATAAAGTTTAAAGAGGAACAAAGATAAACAAAGCTCGGATGAAGATGGAAGTCgtaggaaaaaaaagaaaagaccaTCCCCACGAGGTTGCCATTGCTGGTGGTACCTAAAAAGTCTGCCTACCTGCTAGTTTGTCAAGTAATGACTGGTTTCATGTAGTCTAGTCCACAAAGCGGGGCCACCAGTCCTTTTTAATAGTGGCTATAAATCACGCTCATCTAGACAACTACAAGCATATCCCTCTTTGGTTTTAGGCAGATTATTATTATGTTGCACTACTTCCATTAAGAAGAAGCCGCTCACAAACGTCCAATCCTCCCCTCCCAAATAGACAACCCCATATACACGTTTAATTAGACTTTgattcaccttggaaaaaggtggtCCATCGATCCAACGCCTCTCATGGGCCTAATAAAAATAGTTTATGTTTCCCATCGTGGAGACCCACCCACATGAGGGTTATCTCTCCTTCATCCACGTCCCTAGGTAGCAGAAATTTCTTTTTGGTACTAGCATTTTGTCTGTTGATAAGGTAAATGTATTGTTTTTTTTAGGGTGTTGTAAATAACAAACCTTTAAAATTTGTTCTTTGATATCCAAACAAACGAAATTATGATCATTGAATAGCTTTGTGCATGATGAAACTTGAGTCATGATCTTTATTCCTAAAAGTGAATGATATCACTTCAACTAGTTCTTCAGCACCATGTTTTTCTTGTTCAAGAATCAAGAGATTTCTAACACATCCAAACTCATATCAATAATCATCTTTTATCTCTCataaaaactaaaagaaatattGTCCAGGGGTTGTTACCCTAATCACCTAAACATTCTTTAGACAAGTTTGTGGAATAACTCGAGCTTAGGGATATGAAATCTTGGAATGGCAGACGTATAAATCTGTTAAAGAATAAAGAAACAAAGTAATGATATATCAAGTTGCTTCAATTAGCTGTGGGTTTAGAGGTACATGTATGGATGTTCAGTTACATCAAGAAAAACGCCTCTCTTTTTATTATTCTTTCACATTCATTCCTTTTGATCTATTTTTAACTTTGTCTTAATTCTTTATTTCACCGCaggtttttcttcttctttgctGTCACGCAAACAACCCTTTTGAGGAACAGGAAATAGAAAGATCGGAGGGATTTATGGGTGCGAGATCCCAGATGGGACCACCGTATTTTACTACTGAGGTTATGTTTCCAGCCTATACTCATCAAAATTTATTAAGATTTAGTGAAACTCATAATCATACTTgagattaaaaaacaaaaatagagagaaaagttGTCCAATGGTTGTATCAATAACTCGAGTTCCAAAAACAATcacatttaatttaaataaatttaattttgtgGACGGACTAAACTATAAATGGATAGTAAAAGACTTAATTCACATTagttttccttttgtttttaaaCAATCTCTACCTGCCTTGATTGATGTTCCTCATAATTAATCGAATGTACTGATTTTAATTGTCATTTCATTTGCATATTGTAtagattaatttttttatagaatatttagaattatctataattttttcatcactttaataaaagaataaatatacTTCAATGCACTCAAACTTATATCTTCTTTCATTAGTAATAATACCGATATCAATcaagttaaaatttaattaaagaatattttatttaaaattatcatCATAACTGATTACATAAACAAGTTTTTGCAGCCCACTGAATTGCTTTATACATTATGCTTAATTGGCAAATTACACACTTTGTTAGAGTTATTTGGGGTGTTAATTTTTAGCAACTCAATTATTTACATATAAGGCAATAGAGTGCTTGTTTTTTTGCTATGTGACATTACTAAATCAATTTAGGAATAGtgatatatggtaaattaaacgcgaaacacttttctttctggtttagtaataataataacaattaaaTTTTGTCATATTCAGAATGCTGATGAAAAACTTTATAATgttaaaattatcaataattaAGTTATAAGTAAAATGGTCAAGTAGATATATTTAAACTCTTttctattaaattaaatttatcgaAATCTCTTAGTTAGCTGAAGAATAATCTTTATAAATGCTTAAATGGAAACTTGGAAGTTATATAATGAAGAGAGTTTATTTTGTGATTCACACTTGGTAATGTTAAAAACTACTTGTTAGTAGCTTTGATCTTTCTCTGTTTGAGGTGCTTTGAAAGAGTTTTTATAGAGGAGATTATTTGATGTACATCCTAGTTAATGAGTTTTTTATTGTGTAAGATTAGTGATAGGGTCATGAGTAAATTTGATAGGAGGTAATTGGGTGTAATATGAAGGTACATGGggattcaaaataatttttttggggtcaaaattaatttgtatatttttacgatagtaaaaatgtaaaTGTATCATTTTAATAgactatattttataatttttaaatgattaaatttaatttttattctttgagggcaaaatgtaattttacattattaatttaaaattttataaattataaaagatttaaataaaaaatttctttttagAGGTTAGGCCCTGCTTGCCCCTTGACTTTGTCACTGACCTTAAGCAACTCTAATCAATCTAGGTAAGTTAATTACTAATACTTTGGAAAGTATTTAGAGTTAATATGAATATGTATTAGATAAATTTGTTTGGGATTTTATCATCATAACGTAGTTTTTAAATTGAACGATCTTTCTTTTTAGATATAACGATATTATAATCATATTCTTTTAGCCAAAAttgataattatattaaaaaattcgATTATGTTAtccaattatttaaaaatataatcttATCCAATAGTCTTTATTAGGAAGgtaaatatttaaaagaaaatataaccTCCCCGCCTCCCAATCcacagaaaaataaaagaaaacaaggaAAAATAAGTATTCCAGACAAGGAATGTTTACTATACAGAGCACGCTGATTTGTAAATATTAATGAACTTTAATGGCATTTCCAAACTTATTTCTTTATATAAACCCCATTACCACTCTCTTTTCTTGCCACCTTCAGTTTCAAAGTTTCAGCTACCAAAGCAAATTCAGCTCACTCAAACAACAACCAACAACAATGGCAATGGCTTTCAAGATGGTACATcccatttattatttatttttatattattttaaataaatttcttTATGTTAGTTACATGTATATTTTGGGTGTATGATACTATAGACTACAACTGGGATGTGGGTCACTGATGACTGCAAGAACTCATTCATGGAGATGAAATGGAAGAAAGTGCATAGATATATAGTTTTCAAGATCGATGAGAAATCAAGGCGGGTTACCGTCGATAAGGTCGGCGGACCTGGCGAAAGCTATGATGATCTTACTGCTTCATTGCCCATCGATGATTGCCGATATGCTGTCTTTGATTTTGATTTCGTCACCGTTGATAACTGTCGGAAAAGCAAGCTCTTCTTCATTGCATGGTTCGTCGTCTTCCCTACTTGTTTTTgtttagtatatatataatactGTTCAATTTgatttacatttaattaatgatgGAGATTAGGTCCCCAGCAGCATCAAGAATAAGGGCAAAAATGCTGTACGCAACATCCAAAGACGGGCTGAGGAGAGTGCTAGATGGAATTAGCTACGAAGTTCAAGCAACTGACCCAACTGAAATGGGGATTGATGTGATTAAACACAAGGCCAATTAGGACTAATCATGATTAAGTTTTAGATTTATAAACCATCTTGCTCTTTTATTTAATAACTCCAACAACATGTGctgtcatttttttttctttttcttttccctgtTGTTGTGATTTTTTTTGGCTAGATTTCTAGCACTAATGTAAGTTAATCTTAATGTAATAATATTTTGATGTTCCATGTGTGCTTGGTTGTGAGCAAAGCACTTATCAGTTCCACCCTTCTTCTTCTTAAATCATGAAAAGGTTAAAGTCACATTGACTGCAAGATTTGCCGAAATACTTGAAAATGAAATTCCATGACATCACCTTTTATGATGAGAGGTAAAGGAGGCAGTGCTTTGATTATGATAATGCTATTCTATCCAAAAGAGGGGAGAAAAATAAAGGAGAAATAAAGCTAAAAGTGAGATGAGAAAAATGAATGATTTTGGGTACCAATACCAAATATGGTAGACCGCTAATAGCCCATGCCCAGCTCATGACATGACACCCAAACCATTACTGGATTGGATTGGTAATTGGTCCCTTACAGATCACGGTTTCAAGTCTCCCTTACCACTCTCACTACCAAACCATGGAATTAACCAAGCCATCCTAAATCCTCCAAAAAGCAAATCATTTCTGGGACATCAACCACGGTTAGTATACTATGCGAAATCATGGCTTAACTCATATGTATGATGCTTACCTTTTTGTTTTGCAATCTAGCAGTTAAACCATTGATTTCTGAGATTGAGAGGTAGGTGCACTGCCTACACATTTCATACGGTGAGTTTTGCGGCTAAACTACCCTTCGTTCATTTCTCTCCTCGCAACAAGCGGGTGAAGAAAAAGTATCTATAGCATTATATTGAtagattttctttcttttcttttgtaaCTTCTACTTCCTCAACTTGTTTATTATTCCGCATTTGTTTTACGTTGTTAACAAAGTTATTGGAATATAAGATTATTTAATATGTTATATTatcttatttgattcttttatgggagtttaaaattttattatttaattaatgaaatgtaaaatttcataaaatcatttTTACTAAATTATCTTTGTTTTAGAATatgcttcttttctttttctttttttaacatGTATAAGTAAATATGTTTGAAACAATTTTGGAATGTAAGATTTTGTTGGTTAATTAATGGAatgttgttagaattaagtgacccaaattattatttaaataaaatacgatggaaaataaaataaaagtaaaatccatatagaactagacttcttttattttattttagaataaggttttaaaaccttattaaactccatctattttatattgattaggataaggtgtttcaatcctactagaatatggctttgcaagcctataaatagatatagtctatttctcttgtatttgattcaaatttttcgacatagtgaattttcttctcctctgctgtggttttttccgaaagggtttcacgtaaaatttgtgtgttctttattttatttattttattttattttatttttcacaaattggtatcgagcttcgggttattcatctcgatcacggtaatggcgtctttgaagtatgaaattcattgttggatcgcaacaccaaatttgcgttgtggcaaattaagatgcaagcgttcttgcagatggatctggaggatgcctgctaggatagataagatgccttcgacattaacagatgaagagaagaagcataaggatcgaaaggcattaacacaattacatcgcatttgtccaacgaaattttgcgggatgtgatgaaagataaagcgccattgcattatggaagaggctagaacaaatatgtatgtcgaaaactctaacaagcaagttgcatatgaagcagcgtctttatgctcatcgtttggaggaatgtGCGTctatacacgaacacttaacagtgtttaaagaaattctctcaaacttggaggccatggaggtttagtatgataaagaagatctagggttgattctactttgttcgttgcccccgtcttattcaacctttagagatacaattttatatagccgcgattctctcacagttgatgaggtttatgattctttaacatcgtatgataagatgaagcatcttgtggttaaacccgactctcagagagagggtctcattgttcgtgggagacaagatcagaatgctgatgatgatcgtggtaggacacaagaacggaatcctcgtggtaaatctaagggtagatcgaagtcttcaaacagaggtaaaacttgcaacttctgcaagaagaaagggcacattaaatctaagtgctataagctacaaaataaaattaaaagggaggctgcgaatcaaaagggaaaacaactagaaaattccggtgaagctgaggttgtagaagactacagcgatggtgaacttctagtcgcttctgtcaataattctaaagtaagcgaggagtggatacttgattcaggctgcaccttccacatgagtcccaatcggacCGGTTTACAACTTACTGAAACAaagatctcaaggtgttgttttgatgggaaataatgtttCATGTAAAATTGCAGGTGTtgaaacaattaaagttaagatgtttgatggagttgtcagaacacttagtgacgtgcgacatgttccagaattgaaaagaaatttaattttgttgagtactcttgattcaaaagggtacagatacacagctgaaagtggg
This window of the Gossypium arboreum isolate Shixiya-1 chromosome 12, ASM2569848v2, whole genome shotgun sequence genome carries:
- the LOC108477219 gene encoding thaumatin-like protein 1b isoform X1; translated protein: MGCLHLSSTFLSFLFLISLLSEVNPASFKIVNRCRHTIWPGFLSGANTPQLPTTGFVLNPGKSRTVTIPRSWSGRLWGRALCGQDSSGKFVCLSGDCGSGQIECSGSGAKPPATLAEFTLNGAGGLDFYDVSLVDGYNLPMLVVAKGGKGNCSATGCLLDLNGACPPQLRGDGGVGCRSACEAFGDPQYCCSGAFGTPDVCHPSVFSLFFKHACPRAYSYAYDDVTSTYTCAGADYVIIFCPPPYSSQKVLGARKDGALVPLVNKSTIYLSRIHANRAALSDCLQLLGFHVCHKKYSVSPLHSKVLIFYCQSNTCKFSKALNFKYVQLECSNKLKAFVFHSIHTNHSHFGKMF
- the LOC108477219 gene encoding thaumatin-like protein 1b isoform X2 produces the protein MGCLHLSSTFLSFLFLISLLSEVNPASFKIVNRCRHTIWPGFLSGANTPQLPTTGFVLNPGKSRTVTIPRSWSGRLWGRALCGQDSSGKFVCLSGDCGSGQIECSGSGAKPPATLAEFTLNGAGGLDFYDVSLVDGYNLPMLVVAKGGKGNCSATGCLLDLNGACPPQLRGDGGVGCRSACEAFGDPQYCCSGAFGTPDVCHPSVFSLFFKHACPRAYSYAYDDVTSTYTCAGADYVIIFCPPPYSSQKVLGARKDGALVPLVNKSTIYLSRIHANRAALSGK
- the LOC108477219 gene encoding thaumatin-like protein 1b isoform X3, whose protein sequence is MGCLHLSSTFLSFLFLISLLSEVNPASFKIVNRCRHTIWPGFLSGANTPQLPTTGFVLNPGKSRTVTIPRSWSGRLWGRALCGQDSSGKFVCLSGDCGSGQIECSGSGAKPPATLAEFTLNGAGGLDFYDVSLVDGYNLPMLVVAKGGKGNCSATGCLLDLNGACPPQLRGDGGVGCRSACEAFGDPQYCCSGAFGTPDVCHPSVFSLFFKHACPRAYSYAYDDVTSTYTCAGADYVIIFCPPPYSRLLTAIGVSRLPQEVFCISPALKGFNFLLSI
- the LOC108478526 gene encoding actin-depolymerizing factor 5-like; this encodes MAFPNLFLYINPITTLFSCHLQFQSFSYQSKFSSLKQQPTTMAMAFKMTTTGMWVTDDCKNSFMEMKWKKVHRYIVFKIDEKSRRVTVDKVGGPGESYDDLTASLPIDDCRYAVFDFDFVTVDNCRKSKLFFIAWSPAASRIRAKMLYATSKDGLRRVLDGISYEVQATDPTEMGIDVIKHKAN